In the genome of Kitasatospora cathayae, one region contains:
- a CDS encoding maltokinase N-terminal cap-like domain-containing protein produces the protein MSETSRSQAHVQHDAPAGSAAHPGARSTGPRRTALGVSELVQAALPLIAEWLPTQRWYAGKGRPITGLVPMVGTPLQVGDPALLHLLLRVEHATTAGLPHGDTYQLLLGIRSQGPAGIEPGAVLGLLSQGPYDGAALYDAVHDPELTGRLLEHLATGDRFGSLSFRRTPGSGLPVNLPGRASTAEQSNSSVIYGTSYILKLFRRIHPGTNPDLELSLALSRAGSTRIPRVAAWFESRMERAEPATLGLLQRYLPDAEDGWELALDQVGRLKGDRSPGNFAIEAHRLGRATAEVHRVLARSMPVARLDRAQTGRLATAMADRLDSAVAAVPGLLRFRAALRTAFQQLADAHPDGLPVQRIHGDLHLGQAMRTPHGWVLLDFEGEPAKSVTERREPQPALRDVAAMLRSFDYAAAHLLAGGPVDPELAHLAAAWAQRNRTAFCAGYTAGGGADPAASPELMRALEIDKAVYEVVYEARHRPSWLPIPLAAINRLALSV, from the coding sequence ATGTCCGAAACCTCCCGTTCTCAAGCCCATGTGCAGCACGACGCCCCGGCCGGCTCCGCCGCGCACCCGGGCGCGCGGAGCACCGGGCCCCGGAGAACCGCCCTGGGGGTCAGCGAGCTCGTCCAGGCGGCCCTGCCGCTGATCGCCGAGTGGCTCCCCACCCAGCGCTGGTACGCCGGGAAGGGACGGCCCATCACCGGGCTCGTCCCGATGGTCGGAACCCCGCTGCAGGTCGGCGACCCGGCCCTGCTGCACCTGCTGCTGCGGGTCGAGCACGCCACCACGGCCGGCCTGCCGCACGGCGACACCTACCAACTCCTGCTCGGCATCCGCTCCCAGGGCCCCGCGGGCATCGAACCCGGCGCCGTGCTCGGCCTGCTCAGCCAGGGCCCGTACGACGGCGCCGCCCTCTACGACGCGGTCCACGACCCCGAGCTCACCGGGCGGCTGCTGGAACACCTCGCCACCGGCGACCGGTTCGGCTCGCTGTCCTTCCGCCGCACCCCCGGCTCCGGGCTGCCCGTCAACCTCCCCGGCCGCGCCTCGACCGCCGAACAGTCCAACAGCTCGGTCATCTACGGCACCTCGTACATCCTCAAGCTCTTCCGCCGCATCCATCCCGGCACCAACCCCGACCTCGAACTCTCCCTCGCCCTCTCCCGGGCCGGTTCCACCCGCATCCCCCGGGTCGCCGCCTGGTTCGAGAGCCGGATGGAACGCGCCGAACCCGCCACCCTCGGACTGCTCCAGCGCTACCTGCCGGACGCCGAGGACGGCTGGGAGCTCGCCCTCGACCAGGTCGGCCGGCTCAAGGGCGACCGCTCCCCCGGCAACTTCGCGATCGAGGCGCACCGGCTCGGCCGGGCCACCGCCGAGGTGCACCGGGTGCTCGCCCGCTCGATGCCGGTCGCCCGGCTCGACCGCGCCCAGACCGGCCGGCTCGCCACCGCGATGGCCGACCGGCTGGACAGCGCGGTCGCCGCCGTCCCCGGACTGCTCCGCTTCCGGGCCGCCCTGCGCACCGCCTTCCAGCAGCTCGCCGACGCCCACCCGGACGGCCTGCCGGTCCAGCGCATCCACGGTGACCTCCACCTCGGGCAGGCCATGCGCACCCCGCACGGCTGGGTGCTGCTGGACTTCGAGGGCGAGCCCGCCAAGTCCGTCACCGAGCGCCGCGAGCCGCAGCCGGCCCTGCGCGACGTCGCCGCGATGCTGCGCTCCTTCGACTACGCGGCCGCCCACCTGCTGGCCGGCGGCCCGGTCGACCCGGAGCTCGCCCACCTCGCCGCCGCCTGGGCCCAGCGCAACCGCACCGCCTTCTGCGCCGGCTACACCGCCGGGGGCGGCGCCGACCCGGCGGCCTCGCCGGAGCTGATGCGGGCGCTGGAGATCGACAAGGCGGTCTACGAGGTGGTGTACGAGGCCCGGCACCGGCCCAGCTGGCTGCCGATCCCGCTGGCCGCGATCAACCGGCTCGCCCTGTCCGTCTGA
- a CDS encoding alpha-1,4-glucan--maltose-1-phosphate maltosyltransferase, whose amino-acid sequence MIGRIPVLDVSPQIDAGRRPAKAVVGETFLVTATVFREGHDVVNANVVLRDPRGRSGPWTPMRELAEGTDRWGAHVTPTAPGRWSYLVEAWSDPVATWRRTAAVKLPAGIDTALVLEEGARLLEQAAAGVPKKEGRAHVLAAAEALRDPGLPPLSRLAAALAPEVLDLLARYPLRELLTASRPLPLQVDRERALFGSWYEFFPRSEGAVVDPNGVEPPRSGTLRSAAERLPAIAAMDFDVVYLPPVHPIGRAFRKGPDNTLTAGPHDVGSPWAIGSPEGGHDAIHPDLGTIEDFDHFVAEATALHLEVALDFALQCSPDHPWVNKHPEWFSHRADGTIAYAENPPKKYQDIYPINFDQDMDGIVKETVRILRFWMSHGVRIFRVDNPHTKPVVFWEQVLSDIARTDPDVVFLAEAFTRPAMVHTLAKIGFHQSYTYFTWRNTKNELTEYLTELTGDAAAYMRPNFFANTPDILHAFLQQGGRAAFAIRAVLAATLSPSYGVYAGYELYENEPAHPGSEEYLHSEKYELRPRDWTRPDTLAPLLTVLNRLRRRHPALQQLRDLRFHPTDNERVLAYSKTATTAEGLTDHVITVVNLDPHHVQEATVTLDGDGPYAVHDELTGAAYTWGRHNYVRLDPSAEPAHLLTVRRNPT is encoded by the coding sequence GTGATCGGCCGCATCCCCGTCCTGGACGTCAGCCCCCAGATCGACGCCGGCCGCCGCCCGGCCAAGGCCGTGGTCGGCGAGACCTTCCTGGTCACGGCGACCGTCTTCCGCGAGGGCCACGACGTCGTCAACGCCAACGTGGTGCTGCGCGACCCGCGCGGCCGCAGCGGCCCGTGGACGCCGATGCGCGAGCTCGCCGAGGGCACCGACCGCTGGGGCGCGCACGTCACCCCCACCGCGCCCGGCCGCTGGTCGTACCTGGTGGAGGCGTGGAGCGACCCGGTCGCCACCTGGCGCAGGACGGCCGCGGTGAAGCTGCCGGCCGGGATCGACACCGCGCTGGTCCTGGAGGAGGGCGCCCGGCTGCTGGAGCAGGCCGCCGCCGGGGTGCCGAAGAAGGAGGGCCGGGCGCACGTGCTGGCCGCCGCGGAGGCGCTGCGCGACCCGGGGCTGCCGCCGCTGTCCCGGCTGGCCGCCGCGCTCGCCCCCGAGGTGCTGGACCTGCTGGCCCGGTACCCGCTGCGCGAACTGCTCACCGCCTCCCGTCCGCTGCCGCTGCAGGTGGACCGCGAGCGCGCGCTGTTCGGCTCCTGGTACGAGTTCTTCCCGCGCTCGGAGGGTGCGGTGGTGGACCCGAACGGGGTCGAGCCGCCTCGTTCGGGCACCCTGCGCAGCGCCGCCGAGCGGCTGCCGGCGATCGCCGCGATGGACTTCGACGTGGTCTACCTGCCGCCGGTCCACCCGATCGGACGAGCCTTCCGCAAGGGCCCGGACAACACCCTGACGGCCGGTCCGCACGACGTCGGCTCACCCTGGGCGATCGGCTCGCCGGAGGGCGGCCACGACGCGATCCACCCCGACCTCGGCACCATCGAGGACTTCGACCACTTCGTCGCCGAGGCCACGGCGCTGCACCTGGAGGTGGCGCTGGACTTCGCCCTCCAGTGCTCCCCGGACCACCCGTGGGTGAACAAGCACCCGGAATGGTTCAGCCACCGCGCCGACGGGACCATCGCGTACGCCGAGAACCCGCCGAAGAAGTACCAGGACATCTATCCGATCAACTTCGATCAGGACATGGACGGAATCGTCAAGGAAACCGTCCGGATCCTCCGGTTCTGGATGTCCCACGGCGTCAGGATCTTCCGGGTCGACAACCCCCACACCAAACCGGTGGTGTTCTGGGAGCAGGTGCTCTCCGACATCGCCCGCACCGACCCCGATGTCGTGTTCCTGGCGGAGGCCTTCACCCGCCCCGCGATGGTGCACACCCTCGCGAAGATCGGTTTCCACCAGTCGTACACGTACTTCACCTGGCGCAACACCAAGAACGAACTCACCGAGTACCTCACCGAACTCACCGGCGACGCAGCGGCCTACATGCGCCCCAACTTCTTCGCCAACACCCCGGACATCCTGCACGCCTTCCTCCAGCAGGGCGGCCGCGCCGCCTTCGCGATCCGCGCGGTGCTCGCCGCCACCCTCTCCCCCAGCTACGGCGTCTACGCCGGCTACGAGCTGTACGAGAACGAGCCGGCCCACCCGGGCTCCGAGGAGTACCTGCACTCGGAGAAGTACGAGCTGCGCCCGCGCGACTGGACCCGCCCCGACACCCTCGCCCCGCTGCTCACCGTGCTGAACCGGCTGCGCCGGCGCCACCCAGCCCTGCAGCAGCTGCGCGACCTGCGCTTCCATCCCACCGACAACGAGCGGGTGCTCGCCTACTCCAAGACCGCGACCACGGCCGAGGGCCTGACCGACCACGTGATCACGGTGGTCAACCTCGACCCGCACCACGTCCAGGAGGCCACCGTCACCCTCGACGGCGACGGGCCCTACGCGGTGCACGACGAGCTCACCGGCGCCGCCTACACCTGGGGCCGGCACAACTACGTCCGGCTCGATCCCTCAGCCGAGCCGGCTCACCTCCTCACGGTTCGGAGGAACCCCACGTGA
- the pta gene encoding phosphate acetyltransferase, with protein sequence MARSVYVTGIDRGDGRQAVELGVMELLTRQVDRVGVFRPLVHAAAPGEAGSDHVVELLRGRYRIDLPSSELYGLTYEEAAALQAAQGQDELVSALVDRFRAVERRCEAVLVLGTDFADTNIPDELAFNARLANEFGAAVLPVLGGQGKEPEAVIAEVRNAHRAYTDLGCETLAMIANRVAPGAKQRIQRALTEKLPIPAYVIPEEPALAAPTVAQLVEATGAEVLLGDAAGLGRDVRGFVFGGAMLPTFLDALTEGALVVTPGDRADLVIGSLAAHAAGAPPIAGVLLTLGQHPGPNVMALAARLAPGTPVAFVPEGSWPTAATLTHLEGKLTAASPRKAEIALGLFELHVDTAELTNRIEVGRSERVTPMMFEHELLERARADRRHVVLPEGAEERVLRAAEILLRRNICDLTLLGEVDAVRRKAATLGIDLPQVGAPPGRQAGGQPGADRAQVRIVDPATSPLRRQFAELYARLRAHKGMTVELALDVVTDVSYFGTLMVQEGIADGMVSGAVHSTAATIRPAFEVIKTSPGASIVSSVFFMCLADKVLVYGDCAVNPDPDAQQLADIAIQSAATAAQFGVEPRVAMLSYSTGTSGSGADVDKVRKATEIVRELRPDILVEGPIQYDAAVDEHVAATKLPGSPVAGRATVLIFPDLNTGNNTYKAVQRSAGAVAVGPVLQGLRKPVNDLSRGALVEDIVNTVAITAIQSQDDKEPKA encoded by the coding sequence GTGGCGCGCAGCGTGTACGTGACCGGGATCGACCGGGGGGACGGCCGGCAGGCGGTCGAGCTCGGGGTCATGGAACTGCTCACCCGCCAGGTGGACCGGGTCGGGGTGTTCCGTCCGCTGGTGCACGCGGCCGCGCCCGGCGAGGCGGGGTCGGACCACGTGGTGGAGCTGCTGCGCGGGCGGTACCGGATCGACCTGCCGAGCTCGGAGCTGTACGGGCTCACCTACGAGGAGGCCGCCGCGCTGCAGGCCGCCCAGGGGCAGGACGAGCTGGTCTCCGCCCTGGTCGACCGGTTCCGCGCGGTGGAGCGGCGCTGCGAGGCGGTGCTGGTGCTCGGCACCGACTTCGCGGACACCAACATCCCGGACGAGCTGGCCTTCAACGCCCGCCTCGCCAACGAGTTCGGCGCCGCCGTGCTGCCGGTGCTCGGCGGGCAGGGCAAGGAGCCGGAGGCCGTGATCGCCGAGGTGCGCAACGCCCACCGGGCGTACACCGACCTCGGCTGCGAGACCCTGGCGATGATCGCCAACCGGGTCGCCCCGGGCGCCAAGCAGCGGATCCAGCGCGCGCTCACCGAGAAGCTGCCGATCCCCGCCTACGTCATCCCGGAGGAGCCGGCCCTGGCCGCGCCGACCGTCGCCCAGCTGGTCGAGGCGACCGGCGCCGAGGTGCTGCTCGGCGACGCGGCCGGCCTGGGCCGGGACGTGCGCGGCTTCGTCTTCGGCGGCGCCATGCTGCCCACCTTCCTGGACGCGCTGACCGAGGGCGCCCTGGTCGTCACCCCCGGGGACCGCGCCGACCTGGTGATCGGCTCGCTGGCCGCGCACGCGGCCGGCGCCCCGCCGATCGCCGGCGTGCTGCTGACCCTCGGCCAGCACCCCGGCCCGAACGTCATGGCGCTCGCCGCCCGGCTCGCCCCCGGCACCCCGGTCGCGTTCGTCCCCGAGGGCAGCTGGCCCACCGCCGCCACCCTGACCCACCTGGAGGGCAAGCTCACCGCGGCCAGCCCCCGGAAGGCCGAGATCGCCCTCGGCCTTTTCGAACTGCACGTCGACACCGCCGAGTTGACCAACCGGATCGAGGTCGGCCGGTCCGAGCGGGTCACCCCGATGATGTTCGAGCACGAGCTGCTGGAGCGCGCCCGGGCCGACCGCCGGCACGTGGTGCTGCCAGAGGGCGCCGAGGAGCGGGTGCTGCGCGCGGCCGAGATCCTGCTGCGCCGCAACATCTGCGACCTCACCCTGCTCGGCGAGGTCGACGCGGTGCGCCGCAAGGCCGCGACCCTGGGCATCGACCTGCCGCAGGTGGGGGCACCTCCCGGCCGCCAGGCTGGGGGACAGCCGGGCGCCGACCGCGCCCAGGTCCGGATCGTCGACCCGGCCACCAGCCCGCTGCGCCGCCAGTTCGCCGAGCTGTACGCCCGGCTGCGCGCCCACAAGGGGATGACCGTCGAGCTGGCCCTGGACGTGGTCACCGACGTCTCCTACTTCGGCACCCTGATGGTCCAGGAGGGCATCGCCGACGGCATGGTCTCCGGCGCGGTGCACTCCACCGCGGCGACCATCCGGCCCGCCTTCGAGGTGATCAAGACCTCGCCGGGCGCCTCGATCGTCTCCTCCGTCTTCTTCATGTGCCTGGCCGACAAGGTGCTGGTGTACGGCGACTGCGCGGTCAACCCGGACCCGGACGCCCAGCAGCTGGCCGACATCGCGATCCAGTCCGCCGCCACCGCCGCCCAGTTCGGGGTGGAGCCGCGGGTCGCGATGCTCTCCTACTCGACCGGCACCTCCGGCTCGGGCGCGGACGTCGACAAGGTCCGCAAGGCCACCGAGATCGTCCGCGAGCTGCGGCCGGACATCCTGGTCGAGGGCCCGATCCAGTACGACGCGGCGGTGGACGAGCACGTCGCCGCCACCAAGCTGCCGGGCTCGCCGGTGGCCGGGCGGGCGACCGTGCTGATCTTCCCGGACCTCAACACCGGCAACAACACCTACAAGGCGGTCCAGCGCTCGGCCGGCGCGGTCGCGGTGGGCCCGGTGCTGCAGGGGCTGCGCAAGCCCGTCAACGACCTCTCGCGCGGGGCGCTGGTGGAGGACATCGTCAACACCGTCGCGATCACCGCCATCCAGTCCCAGGACGACAAGGAGCCGAAGGCGTGA
- the treS gene encoding maltose alpha-D-glucosyltransferase: MTVNEPVPDTFPETSKKNLDPEWFKRAVFYEVLVRSFQDSNGDGVGDLKGLTAKLDYLQWLGVDCLWLPPFFASPLRDGGYDVADYKSVLPEFGDLADFMEFVDAAHARGMRVIIDFVMNHTSDQHPWFQASREDPDGPYGDFYMWADDDKQYPDARIIFVDTETSNWTYDPVRKQYYWHRFFSHQPDLNYDNPRVQDEMIAGLRFWLDLGIDGFRLDAVPYLFAREGTNCENLPETHEFLKRLRKEIDADYPDTVLLAEANQWPEDVVDYFGDFTAGGDECHMAFHFPVMPRIFMAVRRESRYPVSEILAKTPQIPGGCQWGIFLRNHDELTLEMVTDEERDYMYAEYAKDPRMRANVGIRRRLAPLLENDRNQIELFTALLLSLPGSPVLYYGDEIGMGDNIWLGDRDGVRTPMQWTPDRNAGFSSADPGRLSLPPIMDPVYGYQVTNVEAQQSSSSSLLHWTRRMIEIRKLNPAFGLGTYTELPSSNPAVLAFVREYEGDLVMCVNNFSRFAQPTELDLRQYGGRYPVELIGGVRFPSIGEWPYLLTLAGHGFYWFQLRQPPRLSGTRRSK, encoded by the coding sequence GTGACAGTGAACGAGCCCGTCCCCGACACCTTCCCGGAGACCTCGAAGAAGAACCTGGACCCCGAGTGGTTCAAACGTGCGGTCTTCTACGAGGTGCTGGTGCGGTCCTTCCAGGACAGCAACGGCGACGGGGTCGGGGACCTCAAGGGGCTCACGGCCAAACTCGACTACCTCCAGTGGCTCGGGGTCGACTGCCTCTGGCTCCCGCCGTTCTTCGCCTCGCCGCTGCGCGACGGCGGGTACGACGTGGCCGACTACAAGTCGGTGCTGCCGGAGTTCGGCGACCTCGCCGACTTCATGGAGTTCGTGGACGCCGCGCACGCCCGCGGCATGCGCGTGATCATCGACTTCGTCATGAACCACACCAGCGACCAGCACCCGTGGTTCCAGGCCTCCCGGGAGGACCCGGACGGGCCGTACGGCGACTTCTACATGTGGGCCGACGACGACAAGCAGTACCCGGACGCCCGGATCATCTTCGTCGACACCGAGACCTCCAACTGGACGTACGACCCGGTCCGCAAGCAGTACTACTGGCACCGGTTCTTCTCTCACCAGCCGGACCTCAACTACGACAACCCCCGGGTCCAGGACGAGATGATCGCCGGGCTCCGGTTCTGGCTCGACCTCGGCATCGACGGCTTCCGGCTGGACGCGGTGCCGTACCTGTTCGCCCGCGAGGGCACCAACTGCGAGAACCTGCCGGAGACCCACGAGTTCCTCAAGCGGCTCCGCAAGGAGATCGACGCCGACTACCCGGACACCGTGCTGCTCGCCGAGGCCAACCAGTGGCCGGAGGACGTGGTCGACTACTTCGGCGACTTCACCGCCGGCGGCGACGAGTGCCACATGGCGTTCCACTTCCCGGTGATGCCGCGGATCTTCATGGCGGTGCGCCGGGAGTCCCGGTACCCGGTGTCGGAGATCCTCGCCAAGACCCCGCAGATCCCGGGCGGCTGCCAGTGGGGCATCTTCCTGCGCAACCACGACGAGCTGACCCTGGAGATGGTCACCGACGAGGAGCGCGACTACATGTACGCGGAGTACGCCAAGGACCCCCGGATGCGCGCCAACGTGGGCATCCGCCGCCGGCTCGCCCCGCTGCTGGAGAACGACCGCAACCAGATCGAGCTGTTCACCGCCCTGCTGCTCTCCCTGCCCGGCTCGCCGGTGCTCTACTACGGGGACGAGATCGGCATGGGCGACAACATCTGGCTGGGCGACCGGGACGGCGTGCGCACGCCGATGCAGTGGACCCCGGACCGCAACGCGGGTTTCTCCTCCGCCGACCCGGGCAGGCTCAGTCTGCCGCCCATCATGGACCCGGTGTACGGCTACCAGGTGACCAACGTCGAGGCGCAGCAGAGCAGTTCGAGTTCGCTGCTGCACTGGACGCGTCGCATGATCGAGATCCGCAAGCTCAACCCGGCGTTCGGCCTGGGCACCTACACCGAACTGCCGTCCAGCAACCCCGCCGTGCTGGCCTTCGTGCGCGAGTACGAGGGGGACCTGGTCATGTGCGTGAACAACTTCTCGCGGTTCGCGCAGCCGACCGAGCTGGACCTGCGGCAGTACGGCGGGCGGTACCCGGTCGAGCTGATCGGCGGGGTGCGATTCCCGTCGATCGGCGAGTGGCCCTACCTGCTCACGCTGGCCGGACACGGCTTCTACTGGTTCCAGCTCCGGCAGCCCCCGCGCCTGAGCGGGACCAGGCGGTCGAAGTAA
- the glgB gene encoding 1,4-alpha-glucan branching protein GlgB, whose amino-acid sequence MTSLDPTGRPTRPVQATFLADASQRAEAQESVTPRKSDEPRAADSSWESDVPESEAPSGAPAPGVPADTPLGALRLPEAPLPPAEVDRLVSGQHHDPHALLGAHPVHGGTAIRVLRPFAERVVVETAQGPAELTHQQGGLFTGLLVGGELPDYTLLVSYPGGEPLRQHDGYRTPPTLGELDLHLISEGRHEQLWQALGSHVRTVDGVTGTAFAVWAPNAVGVRLIGDFNHWDGTGHPMRSLGSSGIWELFVPGLAEGTTYKYEIHTRQGWVLDKADPLARAAQCPPGTASVVTSSDHQWQDGEWMARRARTAHHRAPMSVYELHLASWRPDLTSYRAIAEELPRYLQELNFTHVEFMPVMEHPFGGSWGYQVSGYYAPTARLGSPDDFRYLVDTLHRHGIGVIVDWVPAHFPKDDFALARFDGEPLYEPADPRRAEHPDWGTLEFDYGRTEVRNFLVANAVYWCEEFHIDGLRVDAVASMLYLDYSREGGGWTPNQYGGRENLDAASFLQEMNATVYRRCPGVITIAEESTAWDGVTRPTDAGGLGFGLKWNMGWMHDSLVYMSKEPVHRKYHHNEITFSMVYAYSENYILPISHDEVVHGKQALVAKMPGDWWQQRANHRAYLGFMWSHPGKQLLFMGQEFAQGAEWDHEHGPQWWVLDEQWPAREEHLGVRRLVRDLNRTYRATPALWELDTTPDGFRWLDGGAADDNLLSYVRHAADGTPLVAVCNFSPVVRHGHRVGLPDLGGREQLWEELLNTDAETYGGSGIGNSDPIKSEPVDWNGQPRSAELVLPPLATLWLRPA is encoded by the coding sequence GTGACGTCGCTCGACCCGACCGGCCGCCCCACCCGCCCCGTTCAGGCCACCTTCCTGGCCGACGCCTCCCAACGGGCCGAGGCCCAGGAGTCCGTCACGCCCCGGAAGTCCGACGAGCCCCGGGCGGCCGACTCGTCCTGGGAGTCCGACGTGCCCGAGTCCGAAGCGCCTTCCGGTGCGCCGGCTCCGGGAGTTCCGGCGGACACCCCCCTCGGCGCCCTGCGCCTGCCCGAGGCACCGCTGCCGCCGGCCGAGGTGGACCGGCTGGTGAGCGGGCAGCACCACGACCCGCACGCGCTGCTCGGCGCGCACCCGGTGCACGGCGGGACGGCGATCCGGGTGCTGCGCCCGTTCGCCGAGCGGGTGGTGGTGGAAACCGCCCAGGGCCCGGCCGAACTCACCCACCAGCAGGGCGGGTTGTTCACGGGCCTGCTGGTGGGCGGCGAACTCCCGGACTACACCCTGCTGGTGAGCTACCCCGGCGGCGAGCCGCTGCGCCAGCACGACGGCTACCGCACCCCGCCCACCCTCGGCGAGCTCGACCTGCACCTGATCTCCGAAGGCCGGCACGAACAGCTGTGGCAGGCGCTCGGCTCGCACGTGCGCACCGTCGACGGCGTCACCGGCACCGCCTTCGCGGTCTGGGCGCCCAACGCCGTCGGGGTGCGGCTGATCGGCGACTTCAACCACTGGGACGGCACCGGCCACCCGATGCGCTCGCTCGGCTCCTCCGGCATCTGGGAACTGTTCGTCCCCGGCCTCGCCGAGGGCACCACGTACAAGTACGAGATCCACACCCGGCAGGGCTGGGTGCTCGACAAGGCCGACCCGCTGGCCCGCGCCGCCCAGTGCCCGCCCGGCACCGCCTCGGTGGTCACCTCCTCGGACCACCAGTGGCAGGACGGCGAATGGATGGCCCGCCGGGCCCGTACCGCGCACCACCGCGCGCCGATGTCGGTGTACGAGCTGCACCTGGCCTCCTGGCGGCCCGACCTCACCTCCTACCGCGCCATCGCCGAGGAACTGCCGCGCTACCTCCAGGAGTTGAACTTCACCCACGTGGAGTTCATGCCGGTCATGGAGCACCCCTTCGGCGGTTCCTGGGGCTACCAGGTCTCCGGCTACTACGCCCCCACCGCCCGGCTGGGCTCCCCGGACGACTTCCGGTACCTGGTCGACACCCTGCACCGGCACGGCATCGGCGTGATCGTCGACTGGGTGCCCGCCCACTTCCCCAAGGACGACTTCGCGCTCGCCCGCTTCGACGGCGAGCCGCTGTACGAACCGGCCGACCCGCGGCGCGCCGAACACCCCGACTGGGGCACGCTGGAGTTCGACTACGGCCGCACCGAGGTGCGCAACTTCCTGGTCGCCAACGCCGTCTACTGGTGCGAGGAGTTCCACATCGACGGCCTGCGGGTCGACGCCGTCGCCTCGATGCTCTACCTCGACTACTCCCGCGAGGGCGGCGGCTGGACGCCCAACCAGTACGGCGGCCGGGAGAACCTGGACGCGGCCTCCTTCCTGCAGGAGATGAACGCCACCGTCTACCGGCGCTGCCCGGGCGTGATCACCATCGCCGAGGAGTCCACCGCCTGGGACGGCGTCACCCGCCCCACCGACGCCGGCGGGCTCGGCTTCGGACTGAAGTGGAACATGGGCTGGATGCACGACTCGCTGGTCTACATGTCCAAGGAGCCGGTGCACCGCAAGTACCACCACAACGAGATCACCTTCTCGATGGTGTACGCCTACTCCGAGAACTACATCCTGCCGATCTCGCACGACGAGGTGGTCCACGGCAAGCAGGCCCTGGTCGCCAAGATGCCCGGCGACTGGTGGCAGCAGCGCGCCAACCACCGCGCCTACCTGGGCTTCATGTGGTCCCACCCGGGCAAGCAACTGCTGTTCATGGGGCAGGAGTTCGCCCAGGGCGCGGAATGGGACCACGAACACGGCCCGCAGTGGTGGGTGCTCGACGAGCAGTGGCCGGCCCGTGAGGAGCACCTGGGCGTGCGCCGCCTGGTCCGCGACCTCAACCGGACCTACCGCGCCACCCCCGCCCTCTGGGAACTCGACACCACCCCGGACGGCTTCCGCTGGCTGGACGGCGGCGCCGCCGACGACAACCTGCTCTCCTACGTCCGCCACGCCGCCGACGGCACCCCCCTGGTCGCCGTCTGCAACTTCTCCCCCGTCGTCCGCCACGGCCACCGGGTCGGCCTGCCCGACCTCGGCGGCCGCGAGCAGCTCTGGGAGGAACTGCTGAACACCGACGCCGAAACCTACGGGGGCAGCGGCATCGGCAACTCCGACCCGATCAAGTCCGAACCCGTCGACTGGAACGGCCAGCCCCGCTCCGCCGAACTCGTCCTCCCCCCGCTCGCCACCCTCTGGCTCCGCCCGGCCTGA
- a CDS encoding type II toxin-antitoxin system Phd/YefM family antitoxin: protein METMGLRELNQNPSKAVARVRAGATIVVTDRGRPVMRLVPETEPESTLERMVAAGEVTPPAEQGMPELALDLLPDVGSLSDLLIEERNRERDR, encoded by the coding sequence ATGGAGACCATGGGACTGCGTGAACTGAACCAGAACCCGTCGAAGGCGGTCGCGCGGGTCCGGGCCGGTGCGACGATCGTCGTGACCGACCGCGGGCGGCCTGTGATGAGACTCGTGCCGGAGACCGAACCGGAGTCGACCCTCGAACGCATGGTCGCGGCCGGCGAGGTCACCCCGCCCGCCGAGCAGGGCATGCCCGAGCTCGCCCTCGACCTGCTGCCGGACGTCGGCAGCCTGTCGGACCTCCTGATCGAAGAGCGGAACCGGGAGCGCGACCGTTGA
- a CDS encoding type II toxin-antitoxin system VapC family toxin, whose product MIYLDSCALLKFIKPEPETAALRAWREALPDGTELITSELARLEITRTLLRAGLSHQLVPYHVDQALRGAYQVDLSSAVLARALAYRTPRLGSLDALHLASAEPFRAELTDFVTYDRELARAAEELGFPVTAPR is encoded by the coding sequence TTGATCTACCTCGACTCGTGTGCGCTGCTGAAGTTCATCAAGCCGGAGCCGGAGACGGCCGCGCTGCGTGCCTGGCGGGAGGCGCTTCCCGACGGCACCGAGCTGATCACCAGCGAACTGGCCCGGCTGGAGATCACCCGAACGCTGCTCCGCGCGGGCCTGTCGCACCAGCTCGTCCCGTACCACGTCGACCAAGCGCTTCGGGGCGCCTACCAGGTCGATCTCAGCAGCGCGGTGCTCGCCAGGGCCCTCGCCTACCGCACCCCGCGGCTGGGATCGCTGGACGCACTCCACCTCGCCAGCGCGGAGCCGTTTCGCGCCGAGCTCACCGACTTCGTCACCTACGACCGCGAGCTCGCCAGGGCCGCCGAGGAGCTCGGGTTCCCGGTCACGGCCCCCCGGTGA